A section of the Dermacoccus nishinomiyaensis genome encodes:
- a CDS encoding M50 family metallopeptidase has translation MNDDLMLLSAVVGAVCALAGWLFGPLRHAVTAVHEAGHTLVALLAGRSVRSVRLNRDSSGEAVSVGRQGGLGVVLTLLAGYPAPGIVGLGGLVALRADQARIWLVAGAVVVALMALLLRNAFGVVVIACVGALLVATLRWASDPVTNVVVASASWFLLVGGLRSALELLRPHVGRDDAMELARVGHVPAFVWRFVFLLAAIACLTAAAAVVGVLEPVRSSLARLGGA, from the coding sequence ATGAATGACGACCTCATGCTGCTGAGCGCCGTCGTCGGTGCCGTGTGCGCGCTGGCAGGCTGGTTGTTCGGCCCGTTGCGTCATGCCGTGACCGCGGTCCACGAGGCGGGGCACACCCTCGTCGCTCTTCTCGCGGGGCGCAGCGTCCGCTCGGTGCGGCTCAACCGTGATTCGTCAGGTGAGGCGGTAAGCGTCGGCCGACAGGGTGGGCTCGGCGTCGTGCTGACCCTCCTGGCCGGGTACCCGGCGCCCGGGATCGTCGGGCTCGGGGGTCTGGTCGCCCTGCGCGCAGACCAGGCGCGGATCTGGCTCGTCGCCGGCGCCGTTGTCGTCGCACTCATGGCACTGCTCCTGCGCAACGCGTTCGGCGTCGTCGTCATCGCGTGCGTCGGGGCGTTGCTCGTCGCGACGCTACGTTGGGCCTCCGATCCCGTCACGAACGTCGTCGTGGCGAGCGCGTCGTGGTTCCTGCTCGTCGGCGGGCTGCGCTCCGCGCTCGAGCTGTTACGCCCCCACGTCGGGCGTGACGACGCGATGGAGCTCGCGCGCGTCGGTCACGTCCCTGCGTTCGTCTGGCGGTTCGTGTTCTTGCTCGCCGCCATCGCGTGCCTGACGGCGGCTGCCGCCGTCGTCGGAGTGCTCGAGCCGGTCCGCTCGTCACTGGCGCGCCTCGGCGGCGCGTAA